GCTAGCATTTTAATAAATGCTTGTGATTTTACAAAAACAATTAAGTCATAACAATATTCTTTAGATTTTAAGCATTCCTTATAAAAAAGGTAATTAGTATGAGGAATATACTTTATCAAAAATATAACTTAAAATAAAATAGGAACTATATATTGTAGCAaagaagaatacaaaaaaaaacttttgagaATGAATTTTAAACAGCATTAAAACGGtccagataaagaaacatatagaCACAATAAAggtacagtaataaaaataatgaattatttatagTAGAAAGAAAGGTCCGTTGTGGTATATCATATCTGAAGATGAACTTTTTACAAGAAACCATTCTTTCAGAAAGTAGAAACTAAGAGCTGATTATAAGGATCATCTCCAGACTCCGCCACTGTtactactactgtactgtaaataaacCTGAACCtgtcagtgttgtggagagagcaacgaggaaccaagAATCTGGAGGTCATTGCCATTGGGGGTAATATTCTGACATATTTCAAATTCTGTACAGTATTCTGCGGTGAAGAGCTGTGAAAGGAAGTAATTCGTTTTTATTAGTGATTTCAATGAAATTTACCTATAGTTATGTGAATTTTAGATAAGGTCTACCCATACGACGGGAAATGTGAGCCAAGCCTTGTGTTACGGGCAGTTACGACATTGGTCCGCAGGAAGCCGCCAGAAAGCGCACTAGAAGGTAAGGAGGCGCTGGCGGTGTCTAGCATGATTCGTCAAAGAGGGCCAAAAGTCTTATGGGGCGTGTTATGGCGCCTCCTAAGGTAGATTTTAGAGAATTTTACCGCAGGTAGCCTGAGGAGGAATACGAGGGGCCGGATAGAAAACGGGGCATCATTTACGCTCTGACAGCCTAACGACACTCGCCTAGCCACTCTGGAGCTACTTGATCCGATGATGCCACTTCGGAAGACCACCCCTAGGCCTACCCAGGACATCCAGCTTCCAGAACTAGAGGAAATGTCTGACCTCAAAAAAGAGCTGCCCATAGAGCCAACCCTATACTCACTTGTCAAAACCCAGGACACCACTGTCCCGAGTGGTATCGTAGTGCAGCCGAAAAAACGATACCGCCCCAGCAAGAAGGACATACAAGACTACCCGTTCACGCCAGAGGACAAGGAGATGATTGTTGAATTCGTCAGGTCACACCCTACCTTATATGACAAGCGGGACAGGGAATGGTCCAATCCGAGGAGGAAGGTGGAACTCTGGCGTGAACTGGCAGCAAATTTTACGAATTGCACCTTCCAGCAAGTTCGGAAGTACTTTGAGGCCCGCCGTACCGACTTTGGGAAGATCGAGAAGAAGGAGCACAAGAGGGGATCTGTACGGCACAGGACAGCACGGGAGGAGGATGTCATGGCTACGTGGGCATTCCTGGGAGGCCACATATCCCATGAACGTACAATAGCAAGCGATCATTTCTCCCCTGTATCCTCTCACCGAACCGATGCAGACGATTCCTCCAGTGCTGACATGTCGGGCCTGTCAGCAACTTTGTTCCAGCGAAGAAAGCGGCTGAAGCAGAAAAGACCTCGCACATTAACAGAGGAGCGACGGCCATCCGCCGACACACCTGAAGCGACTGAAGGACTGCTGACTCAACTGACCCAAATTATGACCAGCATCAACACACTCATGCCACAAGCCCAGAATAAAACTCATCGTGACATCACTGTATTCGTCCAGTACTTGACTCAACGTTTGGAGTACGTGCCGCGACGATACCAGAAGCCCTTCTTCGAGCAAGTGATCAAGCTTTGCCACAGTTTAGAGGGACCCGAAGAAGAGGATGCCACAATGAAAGAGGCCATGGCTCGGGGGTGTTGTTCCCACTGGACGCCCACACTGGTTGAGAAAGGAACACAGACGAAATCAGGAACTATTACTGCTTCTGCACCCCAAACAGGTCAGCCAACACGCAGTTTAAGGCGTGAATCaccggtaaaattatagaatggtgtAGTAAATGGTTTATAGAAATAAGActggtttttaatgtattttgtggtgttttgagTGTTTTTGATAATGATTCCTAGTGGAAATCTGTAGTTTTGAGTTTTACTGtgtcgactaccataactgaaaacctATGGCTTTCCGCTAGGTATTGTCATCATTTACGTTTGAGATACCGTAACATATACTGTGTACTAGTCTAATTCTGTAATATTTGaattaactttttaaaactttgtttcTGCCAATCATCGTCATTAAAATCCAGGGAGCCTTTGTACAATAACGGATAGGAACACTTACAGTACATAGAACAGCATGTGACCTGaacttctccacctaacctaacctacaagctgtgggGTCGATATGGTTGATAATAGTGTTTATGGGCCAtgaccatcatcatacatacaccccaagtccagtcatcataataaaaaaatagttacaGTAATCAAAACCgagcaatagtaatgaaacatggtCAAAACACTAGAGCTTTTGCTTGCCAGGACTTCCagattcatagaaaatgggattttcccatcccattttctatggaataGTTCGTAGGTGTTCATCATATTACAATTGTCTCCTtaattaactggaataatgatttattggtttttgcccTGCTATATGCTCGATCCActcgcaattaaacattatctcattgctcctatatCTCATTGTTTCTATGTTCTAGCAAGCGGAACATGTTTTTCTACGTGCATTAGCCCCGTGTGTGCTAGTCTTTTTGGCGTTAAATAtcagttatacaaaaaaaaaggggtGAATAGACAAAGGAGTGACTTGTAGCTTCGCACTTCAGCCTCTGTTCATATCATTTaatgatcagactaaatatatcaatgACACTTTTCTAtcctaaccttttattattatgaCAAATAAAATAAGAGGtatgattatattgcatattcccatatttaaaacaaataacgaAGAGGTTTATAACGTTGGGCCTTTCATTATGTTCGAACAAGTAACTTATGAcagaagcaccacctatcagtGTAGAGGCATTCCTAGAGTATTTGGTACCCTGGGGCCAGTTATTCCAATCTAATGTTCCTTCGTACCCCCCTCCCCATAACTTTAGAATTTCGATAAGGAAtggttatatagttttttttttttttttatataaactgtaaGACTTGAACAATAATAGTACTGTACATTGAAATTTCATTCATGGCCACTTGTAATACATCATATTGTAGGCTAGATAAAaccataattctaataaaaaaaaaacaaattttgatatgCAATAAGGAAGATATCAATGTAAGAGAAAGCATTTTTAAATGGAGCCAAATATTCTCCTTGTGATATactaaataagaatttttttttttgcactcattTTACAGGACTTAGCAACCATAGACTTGTCGATTACATCAAAATAATATTCTTCACACATTCATTTTCTATAGAAATTATAGCTAgccacatgcatacatacatacatacatatttttaaaagtCACTTATTATTCGTGTTGCTGATCGGGGAATGAATTTCATGTAAGGGGAGTGGTATCTTTTTAAGAtttaacagcttttttttttctaagtgaaaAAATGTAAAGGCTtatctctctctcaagagagagaaagagtgtgtaatccccttttttcaatattaatcttacccgatgatcatgtagctgtcaactctgttgcccgacagaaatctacggtcgggatacgccagcgatcgctatacaggtgggggtgtacacaacagcgccatctgtggtcaggtactccagtacttcttgtcaacaccacctcaatttttcctctgtcgtgccaccggctagacctacttggatacgctgttgattctggagttattgttcacgatttggtgatgtatttgctctagagttttccttcgctattcaggaagctttaacattagcttagcaagtttttggaattaatttgatttaattttggtgacgaagagagtatgaactctctttcacttttaaatggccgacccttcccttagacggaagtgttggtgtcgaagagagtatagactctctttcttaattttgcttaacaaagttatagatttattttatatctctccgccttttataggcctcttcgattaacttccttttattataaacttataaaaattaatttttatgtttgtttatatgcgacctttcctaatagtaggcggtcttttcttggaaccgaagttaattaacattgagcccgtcatatcgtttttacctgttaagattttatgctattttaattttaatgtttttgaaagaatttctttgatagtctcgtactgttttcaaagttgaactaacgttttgttttgtctccgcagttgttgacgttcagaacgttcaacttgcgctctatcgttacgatagagagagagtattcacggtttcacgttgcagtaagagtaaaccgattctagcgttttgttcattctttcttagcttaaatggttttaattctaataaaggaactttttatttgggaaatctttcagtttttttcctttaacaataatatgttttaacgatatatataattgggctcatctctcaggttctaagtcaagagagagagatagagacggagggagagagaggaggataaacgtttcgttcaagcgggtaacgttgttatcgtttttgctcttctccctagtctctttaggggaagaaggtaaaacgtttctagagttttattcttgttcccaggctttatgcggtgagagattttaaacgtagtttatttgatctagtgtttagtctcttttccagccactgaattctttcattatgtttttctgttacattgtaatactgttttcgc
Above is a window of Palaemon carinicauda isolate YSFRI2023 chromosome 6, ASM3689809v2, whole genome shotgun sequence DNA encoding:
- the LOC137642386 gene encoding uncharacterized protein, giving the protein MMPLRKTTPRPTQDIQLPELEEMSDLKKELPIEPTLYSLVKTQDTTVPSGIVVQPKKRYRPSKKDIQDYPFTPEDKEMIVEFVRSHPTLYDKRDREWSNPRRKVELWRELAANFTNCTFQQVRKYFEARRTDFGKIEKKEHKRGSVRHRTAREEDVMATWAFLGGHISHERTIASDHFSPVSSHRTDADDSSSADMSGLSATLFQRRKRLKQKRPRTLTEERRPSADTPEATEGLLTQLTQIMTSINTLMPQAQNKTHRDITVFVQYLTQRLEYVPRRYQKPFFEQVIKLCHSLEGPEEEDATMKEAMARGCCSHWTPTLVEKGTQTKSGTITASAPQTDMDSSPVKEEVTEPSMVKFYINEDSGLELESAEIKDEPIEREESAYST